The genomic region AAATCGCAGGAGCGGCGGCGCAAATCGAGGCGCTCGCGCGTTACGCCCGGAGTCTCGATTGACGCGTCCCGCCCCAGCCCTGCGAACACTGCGCGGGGCTGGGGATTTGGATTTACGCGGCCGGCAAAGCGCGCGTCGAACGGCCGGTCATGACGTAGGAGAGGCGCTCACTGATATCGACGGCCAGCTCGGCAATTTCTCCGAGGTGATGGGCTGCGGACAGCAGGTAGGACGCCGTGACGCCGGCGGTGGATCCATGCTCCAGCGCCGCCTGCGTGGATGTCTCCAGGCGATCCAGCGCGTCTTCCGCCTCCAGGCCGCTCAAGATTACTTCCGACGCCCCGCAGAGTTCTTGTGTGTCAAGAATGGCGCTCACCGCTTGCATCATGCCGCGCGCCACGCCGATCAGATGGAGAAGGTCGTTCGGCGCCTGCCCCCGACCGCTCATCGGCAGCCGGGAGGTGATCCGAGCGATCTTCCGCGCGTGCTCGCCGATCCGCTGAAGGTCCATCGCGATGGTCACGGCGCCGCTGATCTGCCG from Capsulimonas corticalis harbors:
- a CDS encoding phosphate signaling complex PhoU family protein; translation: MTRKHYCEELKTLSASLTRMATTVDALLAQATQALAYGNTEMAEIMLRGAETVDLCEIEIEKHCLEIIALQQPVGRDLRQISGAVTIAMDLQRIGEHARKIARITSRLPMSGRGQAPNDLLHLIGVARGMMQAVSAILDTQELCGASEVILSGLEAEDALDRLETSTQAALEHGSTAGVTASYLLSAAHHLGEIAELAVDISERLSYVMTGRSTRALPAA